Proteins encoded together in one Homo sapiens chromosome 15 genomic patch of type NOVEL, GRCh38.p14 PATCHES HSCHR15_6_CTG8 window:
- the LOC100653133 gene encoding golgin subfamily A member 6-like protein 1, with amino-acid sequence PCCPDGACDYRGNTFQLEDIIKHRKRDQYIEKLTKERDAPSLELYRNTITDEELKEKNAELQEKLRLVESEKSEIQLNVKDLKRKLERAQLLLPQQQLQVEADRLGKELQSVSAKLQAQVEENELWNLLNQQQEEKMWRQEEKIQEQEEKMCEQELKIREQEEKMWRQEEKMHEQEEKIREQEDKMWRQEEKIREQEEKIREQEEKMWRQEEKIREQDEKIQEQEEEMWRQEEKIREQEEKRQEKMWRQEKKMREQDEKIREQEEEMWRQEEKIRELEEMMQDQEEKLREVEEKMQEEEEKMQEQEEKIQRQEEKIQEQEEKTWRQEKLLKQEEKIWEQEEKMWRQEEKMWEQEEKMQEQEEKMQRQEEKMREQEVRLWQQEEKMQEQEVELKSQEAQSLQQQQDHYRGHLQQYVAAYQQLASGKEALPSCSSRKLRAKRWLRWPTNSCRRPS; translated from the exons CCATGCTGTCCGGATGG TGCCTGTGATTACAGAGGAAATACCTTTCAACTGGAAGATATCATTAAACACAGGAAAAGAGATCAG TACATCGAGAAATTAACAAAGGAGAGGGACGCTCCGAGTCTGGAACTGTACAGGAACAC CATAACCGATGAGGAGTTGAAGGAGAAAAATGCCGAACTACAAGAAAAACTTCGacttgtagaatctgaaaagtcTGAGATCCAGCTCAACGTAAAGGACCTTAAAAGGAAGCTGGAAAGGGCCCAGCTCCTGCTGCCACAG cagcagctgcaggtgGAGGCTGACCGCCTGGGTAAGGAGCTACAGAGTGTGTCAGCAAAGCTCCAAGCCCAGGTGGAAGAGAACGAGTTGTGGAACCTCCTGAACCAGCAACAAGAGGAGaagatgtggaggcaggaggagaagatacaggagcaggaagagaagaTGTGTGAGCAGGAGCTGAAGAtaagggagcaggaggagaagatgtggaggcaggaggagaagatgcatgagcaggaagagaagatacgggagcaggaggacaagatgtggaggcaggaggagaagatacgggagcaggaagagaagatacgggagcaggaggagaagatgtggaggcaggaggagaagatacgggagcaggATGAGAAGAtacaggagcaggaggaggagatgtggaggcaggaggagaagatacgggagcaggaggagaagaggcaggagaagatgtggaggcaggagaagaagATGCGCGAGCAGGATgagaagatacgggagcaggaggaggagatgtggaggcaggaggagaagatacgggaGCTGGAGGAGATGATGCAAGATCAGGAGGAGAAGCTGCGGGAGGTGGAGGAGAAaatgcaggaggaggaggaaaagatgcaggagcaggaggagaagatacagaggcaggaggagaagatccaggagcaggaggagaagacgtggaggcaggagaagctgctcaagcaggaagagaagatatgggagcaggaggagaagatgtggaggcaggaggagaagatgtgggaacaggaggagaagatgcaggaacaggaggagaagatgcagaggcaggaggagaagatgcggGAGCAGGAAGTGAGGCTGTggcagcaggaggagaagatgcagGAACAGGAG GTGGAGCTGAAGAGCCAAGAGGCTCAGAGTCTGCAGCAGCAGCAAGACCACTACCGGGGTCACCTGCAGCAGTACGTGGCCGCCTATCAGCAGCTGGCCTCTGGGAAGGAGGCACTGcccagctgcagcagcaggaagCTCAGGGCGAAGCGGTGGCTGAGATGGCCCACCAATAGTTGCAGGAGACCCAGCTGA
- the LOC124905406 gene encoding uncharacterized protein LOC124905406, producing the protein MRERPSGSAECQRGRTGPKAGWQLLPTARSPAQHPPESTSVLLNWVIRALGPLVPPTEGGLWSDQVSWPLWEDVKTPEPGEPGSPLPASPHPPLQPPAFPDPPIHSPDPAVSSAHSFPAPRLAWSCVLHSPLSLPLSKLPPLYLTHSPLRHQSTQAQVPAPHLYSQTWEGDDMKTQTPLSRRSGVCRGADRRLWKLQGLPAGGRM; encoded by the exons ATGAGGGAGAGGCCCTCAGGGTCAGCCGAATGCCAGAGAGGCAGGACAGGCCCAAAG GCAGGGTGGCAGCTGCTCCCTACGGCCAGGAGTCCAGCCCAGCACCCACCTGAGTCCACCTCAGTCCTGCTCAACTGGGTCATCCGTGCTCTGGGCCCTCTGGTCCCACCCACAGAGGGAGGGCTTTGGAGCGACCAGGTGAGCTGGCCATTGTGGGAGGATGTAAAAACTCCTGAGCCTGGCGAGCCAGGCAGCCCCTTGCCAGCATCCCCACACCCACCTCTCCAGCCCCCCGCATTCCCTGATCCTCCCATCCACTCCCCTGACCCAGCAGTTTCCTCTGCTCACTCTTTTCCTGCTCCCAGGCTCGCCTGGTCATGTGTCCTTCACTCTCCTCTGAGTCTCCCTCTTTCCAAGCTGCCTCCACTCTACTTGACACACTCTCCCTTAAGACACCAGAGTACACAAGCGCAAGTCCCTGCACCTCACCTTTACTCCCAGACATGGGAGGGAGATGACATGAAGACCCAAACGCCACTTAGCAGGAGATCTGGGGTATGCAGAGGGGCAGATCGGAGGCTGTGGAAGCTCCAGGGGCTCCCTGCAGGAGGCCGCATGTAA